The proteins below come from a single Chryseobacterium capnotolerans genomic window:
- a CDS encoding YpdA family putative bacillithiol disulfide reductase, whose amino-acid sequence MEILDILIIGAGPIGINCAIEAQKNNLNYLIIEKGTIVNSLYNYPLYMRFFSTAEKLEIDGTPFISTAPKPGRQDALEYYQGIARQKELNIRLYEKVLNVSKILDVFDIETTKGNYKAKNVVIATGFYDLPNLMNIPGEELPKVKHYYTEPYPYAKQKLVVVGSSNSAVDAALETYRKGAEVTMVIRHSEISKSVKYWVRPDIENRIAEGSIKAYFNAEMMEVKENSVIFKDENNQTHEIKNDFVLAMTGYLPDFQFLKNSGIDLNGDCMNPFYNPETMETNIPNLYLAGVVCGGKDTHLWFIENSRIHAGMIIHSILSK is encoded by the coding sequence ATGGAAATTTTGGATATTCTTATTATAGGAGCAGGCCCTATTGGCATCAACTGTGCTATTGAGGCCCAGAAAAACAACCTGAATTATTTAATCATAGAAAAAGGAACCATTGTCAACTCGCTGTACAATTACCCTTTATACATGCGGTTCTTTTCAACTGCTGAAAAACTGGAAATTGATGGAACTCCTTTTATCTCCACCGCTCCCAAACCAGGAAGACAGGATGCTTTGGAATATTACCAGGGCATTGCACGACAAAAAGAGCTGAATATTCGTCTCTATGAAAAAGTACTGAATGTATCCAAAATACTTGATGTATTTGATATTGAAACCACAAAAGGAAACTATAAGGCTAAAAATGTAGTGATTGCCACCGGGTTTTATGATCTCCCTAACCTGATGAATATTCCTGGAGAGGAACTTCCGAAGGTAAAACATTATTATACGGAACCTTATCCATATGCCAAACAGAAACTGGTAGTCGTAGGGTCCAGCAATTCAGCAGTAGATGCTGCTCTGGAAACCTATAGAAAAGGAGCAGAAGTGACTATGGTTATCCGCCATTCCGAGATTTCAAAAAGTGTAAAATATTGGGTAAGACCAGACATTGAAAACCGAATTGCGGAAGGAAGCATTAAGGCTTATTTTAATGCTGAAATGATGGAAGTAAAAGAAAATTCCGTAATTTTTAAGGATGAAAACAACCAGACTCATGAAATTAAAAATGATTTTGTATTGGCCATGACCGGCTATCTTCCGGATTTTCAATTTTTGAAAAATTCCGGAATTGACCTGAATGGAGATTGTATGAATCCGTTTTATAACCCTGAAACCATGGAAACGAATATCCCTAATCTATATCTTGCAGGAGTGGTCTGCGGCGGAAAGGATACCCATCTTTGGTTCATCGAAAATTCAAGGATTCATGCCGGGATGATTATCCACTCGATCCTGTCTAAATAA
- a CDS encoding reprolysin-like metallopeptidase: MKEKIYLLLAFIAIGGQSLYAQSFWKKTKINERNVIESKRNIGADYSNAYILDINQLKSALQAAPVSKTGAATQSTVTIDFPGLDGKFEKYSVFETSNMAPELAAKFPDIKSYRGTSVNDPGKTISFGLSPKGVNIIIFSPGQKPTVIEPATKDASIYLVSPAVPEMLSKINNFECQIQEKNAGAAAKVFPTDNTNDQRFRTYRLAASTDGEFSEYHGGTLANSIAAINNLMSYINPVYERGLSIHMNLVANNDQLIFLDKTTDPYSTYASSQTLDQEIKNTLNNTIGSGNYDLGMLFSNQNTGGGKASEIGSVCNGGFAYIGGFTPEGFIYAIAAAHEMGHMFGANHTFSKPENVTIIPMFLGQPQSAQVILPETGANRETGSGVTVMGYPGVTGVYDVADKFNDQFLHYSISQINKYVKTTSCATITELANNPPTVNAGSDYTIPKGTAFKLTATGTDPDNNSLTYSWEESDIAAPNPNFEVDFIELLLNPAGVVQNQIAPKMKFTYPDRNSALNPNFRVYSPTSSPTRYLPPLNEVLEGSLYSTWNMTSDVARSMKFISLVRDNATGGGQTATDEAIVNVDASTGPFKITSLSLNQNYSPGSSHLLKWNVAGTNAAPINTQSVNILISTDGGVTFTPLVSNTSNDGEEMITIPSTSSQKAFIIVESVGNIYYAASPAFAIGYNITMNCTQYPADGTFAFSPGSPASININVSNTTLIEDINIIMDLTYTDIKESALKIKSPSDQNEQIFWLGNCSGTNVLKATFDQEGESPVMNCNNLGANPHIEPIRLDLSKYYGQSPNGNWIIKALHTSDVLNNVTANTSSGTVKTAAIELCTRQPISTLAVSDTAIEKDGFEIYPNPSNGKFNVLMKKNTTSEVHIFDIAGRLVHSQSGITNDTRIDLTSFAKGNYIMVFNAGGKKVAKKVIIK, encoded by the coding sequence ATGAAAGAAAAAATCTACCTACTTCTGGCTTTTATTGCTATAGGAGGCCAAAGCCTGTATGCGCAGAGCTTCTGGAAAAAGACAAAAATTAATGAGAGGAATGTAATTGAATCCAAAAGGAATATAGGAGCTGATTACTCCAACGCCTATATCCTGGATATCAATCAACTGAAATCAGCATTACAGGCAGCTCCTGTATCAAAAACAGGGGCTGCAACCCAATCTACTGTAACCATAGACTTTCCCGGATTAGATGGAAAGTTTGAAAAATACAGTGTCTTTGAAACATCAAACATGGCTCCGGAATTGGCAGCAAAATTCCCCGATATTAAATCCTACAGAGGAACATCTGTAAATGATCCTGGGAAAACCATCAGCTTTGGTCTTTCCCCAAAAGGAGTGAATATCATCATATTCAGCCCGGGCCAAAAACCAACGGTAATTGAACCAGCAACAAAAGATGCTTCCATATATCTGGTTAGCCCGGCAGTTCCGGAAATGCTTTCAAAAATCAATAATTTCGAATGTCAGATTCAGGAAAAAAATGCTGGCGCTGCAGCCAAAGTATTTCCTACTGATAATACCAATGACCAAAGATTCAGAACCTATAGACTGGCAGCATCTACTGATGGGGAATTTAGTGAATATCATGGTGGTACTCTTGCTAACTCAATAGCAGCTATCAATAACTTAATGAGTTATATTAATCCTGTTTATGAGAGAGGTCTTTCCATACATATGAATCTGGTGGCCAATAATGATCAACTTATTTTCCTGGATAAAACGACAGATCCATATTCAACATATGCAAGCTCTCAAACATTAGATCAGGAAATTAAAAATACCCTTAATAATACTATCGGCAGTGGTAATTATGATCTGGGAATGCTATTTTCCAACCAGAATACAGGCGGTGGAAAAGCTTCTGAAATAGGTTCCGTGTGTAATGGTGGATTCGCATATATTGGCGGATTTACTCCCGAAGGATTCATCTATGCAATTGCAGCAGCTCACGAAATGGGACATATGTTTGGTGCCAACCATACCTTTTCAAAACCTGAAAATGTAACCATAATACCGATGTTTTTGGGTCAACCTCAATCCGCTCAGGTAATTTTACCTGAAACAGGTGCTAATAGGGAGACAGGAAGCGGAGTAACTGTTATGGGATATCCTGGGGTAACAGGCGTGTATGATGTAGCGGATAAATTCAATGACCAGTTTCTGCATTATAGCATCAGCCAGATCAACAAATATGTCAAAACAACCAGTTGTGCTACTATAACAGAATTAGCCAATAATCCCCCAACAGTAAATGCAGGATCTGATTATACAATTCCCAAGGGAACAGCATTTAAGTTGACTGCTACTGGAACTGATCCTGATAATAATAGTCTAACCTACTCCTGGGAAGAGTCAGATATTGCTGCACCTAATCCAAATTTTGAAGTAGATTTCATTGAATTGCTTTTAAATCCGGCAGGTGTTGTACAAAATCAAATTGCTCCCAAAATGAAATTTACCTATCCTGATCGTAATTCTGCTCTAAATCCAAATTTTAGAGTATATTCTCCCACTTCAAGCCCTACAAGATACTTACCTCCACTCAACGAAGTTCTTGAAGGCAGCTTATACAGCACCTGGAATATGACCTCTGATGTGGCACGAAGTATGAAATTCATAAGTTTGGTAAGAGATAATGCTACTGGTGGCGGGCAGACAGCAACAGATGAAGCCATCGTAAATGTAGATGCAAGCACTGGTCCATTCAAAATTACATCCCTCTCACTAAACCAAAACTATTCGCCAGGATCCTCTCATCTTTTAAAATGGAATGTTGCCGGAACCAATGCTGCACCGATTAACACTCAGTCTGTAAATATTTTGATCTCAACAGATGGCGGAGTTACCTTCACACCGCTTGTTTCCAATACCTCTAATGATGGAGAGGAAATGATCACCATTCCTTCCACATCTTCACAGAAGGCATTTATCATTGTAGAATCTGTAGGAAATATTTATTATGCTGCAAGCCCGGCATTTGCTATTGGGTATAATATAACGATGAACTGTACCCAATATCCGGCTGACGGAACTTTTGCTTTCAGCCCTGGTTCACCGGCCAGTATAAATATTAATGTTTCCAACACAACTTTGATTGAAGACATCAATATCATCATGGATCTTACTTATACTGATATTAAAGAATCGGCATTAAAAATCAAAAGTCCGAGTGACCAAAACGAGCAAATATTCTGGTTAGGAAATTGTTCCGGAACCAATGTACTTAAAGCAACTTTTGACCAGGAAGGAGAATCTCCTGTGATGAACTGTAATAATCTGGGAGCCAATCCGCATATAGAGCCTATAAGACTGGATCTGAGCAAATATTATGGCCAAAGTCCAAACGGAAACTGGATTATCAAAGCACTGCATACTTCAGATGTACTGAACAATGTTACAGCAAACACTTCTTCAGGAACTGTAAAGACTGCCGCCATCGAACTTTGTACCAGACAACCAATCTCTACACTCGCAGTAAGTGATACAGCGATAGAAAAAGATGGATTCGAAATCTATCCGAACCCATCCAATGGAAAATTCAATGTGCTGATGAAGAAAAATACTACATCAGAGGTTCACATCTTTGATATTGCAGGAAGATTGGTACACAGTCAGAGCGGTATTACCAATGATACCCGAATAGACCTGACCAGCTTTGCCAAAGGAAACTACATTATGGTCTTCAATGCAGGTGGTAAAAAAGTGGCTAAAAAAGTTATTATCAAATAA
- a CDS encoding glycosyltransferase family 4 protein, whose protein sequence is MEQKKILIITYYWPPAGGPGVQRWLKFAKYLPDFGWKPIIYTPENPSYPLIDETLMKDVPENIEIVRTKIWEPYQLAEKLNKSNKKFKAGQFDVGKNQSWKSKLSIWVRGNFFIPDARVFWVKPSIQFLEKYLKENNIDTIVTSGPPHSLHLIGLGLKEKLPNLKWIADFRDPWTEISYYKHLKLTKSSDKKHRQLESAVFKNADITLATSYTDAENFKKAGANAICITNGFDESDSSERREQKENIKTFVLSYIGVLEQLRNPENLWKALDELVKENTEFAKHFSLKFVGRIDDKILHSIENSSLKNHILNLGYLSHGEAVKEMQTSEILLITNFPNESSRGIIPGKIFEYLASGKQILSFGPDQADVARILEETYSGKHFSYNDSETVKRFILEKFELWKDGNLSENTQKIEQFSRKNLTQQLAEIL, encoded by the coding sequence ATGGAACAAAAAAAAATATTGATAATCACCTATTACTGGCCTCCTGCGGGAGGCCCTGGTGTTCAAAGATGGCTGAAGTTTGCAAAATATCTTCCTGATTTTGGATGGAAACCCATTATCTACACTCCGGAAAATCCAAGCTATCCATTGATAGATGAGACTCTGATGAAGGATGTTCCTGAAAACATTGAAATTGTAAGAACAAAAATCTGGGAACCCTATCAGCTGGCTGAAAAGCTTAATAAAAGCAACAAAAAATTCAAAGCCGGTCAATTTGATGTAGGAAAAAATCAAAGCTGGAAATCCAAGCTTTCTATATGGGTAAGAGGAAATTTTTTCATTCCTGATGCCAGAGTTTTCTGGGTAAAGCCTTCTATTCAGTTTTTGGAAAAATATCTGAAAGAAAATAATATTGATACCATTGTAACTTCCGGACCACCCCATTCTCTTCATTTGATTGGATTGGGTTTAAAAGAAAAATTACCGAATTTAAAATGGATTGCAGATTTCCGTGACCCCTGGACAGAAATTTCTTATTATAAACACCTGAAACTTACCAAAAGTTCAGACAAAAAGCATCGCCAACTGGAAAGTGCTGTGTTTAAAAATGCGGATATTACCCTCGCAACAAGCTATACGGATGCTGAAAATTTCAAGAAAGCGGGAGCCAATGCGATTTGTATCACCAATGGTTTTGATGAAAGTGACTCAAGTGAAAGAAGAGAGCAAAAAGAGAATATTAAAACTTTCGTATTAAGTTATATAGGAGTGCTGGAACAGCTTAGAAATCCGGAGAATCTTTGGAAAGCATTGGATGAGCTGGTAAAGGAAAATACAGAATTTGCAAAGCATTTCTCTTTAAAATTTGTGGGCAGAATTGATGATAAAATTCTTCATTCTATAGAAAATTCAAGCCTGAAAAATCATATTTTAAATCTGGGTTATCTTTCACATGGTGAAGCTGTTAAAGAAATGCAGACTTCAGAAATACTGTTGATTACAAACTTCCCGAATGAGTCTTCAAGAGGAATTATCCCGGGAAAAATATTTGAATACCTGGCCTCAGGAAAACAAATCCTTTCATTTGGCCCAGATCAGGCTGATGTAGCAAGAATATTGGAAGAAACCTATTCCGGGAAACATTTCAGCTATAATGATTCTGAAACTGTAAAAAGATTCATCCTTGAAAAATTTGAGCTTTGGAAAGACGGAAACCTTTCTGAAAATACTCAAAAGATCGAACAATTTTCCAGAAAAAATCTCACCCAACAACTGGCTGAAATTTTATAA
- a CDS encoding helix-turn-helix domain-containing protein translates to MITYENLHDTLSFYSIDCRQSYYISSGKPIFEFPKVPFRMDYYALCICTAGEVSVEIDHRQYKADAHSILVAAPSTIVKFMETSQDFMMKLLFFDKNFLIKNISNPFIVEKMNLFSKGSYSIVKTTPKNSLVLQNLLDYLKKKSRRQGKFTEEIVRTIIFNLLLETAEIMEAKHNSAPDKEEGKKDLYLKFSQLIRENIRQYRTVQFYADQLCVSNKYLIEIIKKSSGKTPHEVIDEALLKEAYVMLGNPDLTISEIAFQLQFNSTSAFGRFFKKTHFLFSF, encoded by the coding sequence ATGATAACCTACGAAAACTTACATGATACTCTGTCTTTTTACAGTATTGACTGCCGCCAATCCTACTATATCTCCTCCGGAAAACCTATTTTTGAATTCCCTAAGGTCCCTTTCAGAATGGATTACTATGCACTCTGTATTTGTACTGCAGGAGAAGTAAGTGTTGAAATAGACCATCGCCAGTATAAAGCAGACGCACACAGTATTCTGGTTGCCGCTCCTTCTACTATTGTAAAATTCATGGAAACCAGCCAGGATTTTATGATGAAACTATTATTCTTCGACAAAAATTTTCTGATCAAAAATATATCAAATCCTTTTATTGTAGAGAAAATGAATCTATTCTCAAAAGGTTCCTACAGCATTGTAAAAACAACACCCAAAAACTCATTGGTACTTCAAAATCTTTTGGACTATCTCAAAAAGAAATCCAGAAGACAAGGAAAATTTACTGAAGAAATTGTTCGGACCATTATTTTTAATCTCCTGCTGGAAACGGCAGAAATCATGGAAGCTAAACATAATTCAGCCCCAGACAAGGAAGAAGGGAAAAAGGACCTCTACCTTAAATTCAGTCAATTGATCCGTGAAAATATCAGACAGTACAGAACTGTTCAGTTCTATGCCGATCAGCTTTGCGTATCCAACAAATACCTTATTGAGATCATTAAAAAATCCAGCGGAAAAACCCCTCACGAGGTCATTGATGAAGCACTGCTAAAAGAAGCTTATGTCATGTTGGGAAATCCGGATCTGACGATCTCAGAAATTGCTTTTCAACTTCAATTCAATTCTACTTCAGCTTTTGGCCGTTTTTTCAAAAAAACACACTTCCTTTTCTCCTTCTGA
- a CDS encoding DUF6263 family protein, which produces MTVEVPADSVAKVAENPAIRDSAGIVTQTFKLEKGKTYPLTTYQRDVKTMTDPQGKTMTATSESTDEMNFTVNEIKGNVYEMTLNLVSKRSSQSAQGKTVVVDTKQPLPKEDDLKMIWNINKALTSNKLDMKMDTKGNVISITGFDAVYTKVSTALGTLIKDANERASVVASLKQSFNEKVLKDQFNKNLSIIPKKGVKIGEKWTTSENADPSGAIKVTSNYVLKSLGNGTAEIAVTGGIPKKTEKKAQGPITHSMSSELAQNGTIKFDENTGWITNQNINVKTTQIETISDGKQSQSMKSVSNSSVMVNPSAK; this is translated from the coding sequence GTGACTGTAGAAGTTCCCGCAGATTCTGTAGCGAAAGTTGCAGAAAACCCTGCGATCAGAGACTCTGCCGGAATCGTTACTCAAACTTTCAAACTTGAAAAAGGTAAAACTTACCCTCTTACCACTTATCAGAGAGATGTAAAAACAATGACGGATCCTCAGGGAAAAACAATGACGGCAACCTCTGAATCTACAGATGAAATGAACTTCACCGTAAACGAAATCAAAGGAAATGTGTACGAAATGACACTTAACCTTGTTTCTAAAAGGAGTTCTCAATCTGCACAGGGAAAAACCGTTGTAGTAGACACTAAGCAGCCTCTTCCTAAAGAAGATGATCTTAAAATGATCTGGAATATCAACAAAGCGCTTACCAGCAACAAGCTTGATATGAAAATGGATACCAAAGGAAATGTGATTTCTATTACAGGATTTGATGCTGTTTATACCAAAGTTTCAACGGCTTTGGGAACACTCATTAAGGATGCTAATGAAAGAGCTAGTGTTGTTGCAAGTCTTAAGCAGTCTTTTAATGAGAAAGTATTGAAAGATCAGTTCAATAAAAACCTTTCTATCATTCCTAAAAAAGGGGTGAAGATAGGAGAAAAATGGACCACCTCTGAAAATGCAGATCCAAGCGGAGCCATCAAAGTAACTTCAAACTATGTTTTAAAAAGCTTAGGAAACGGAACTGCTGAAATTGCTGTAACCGGGGGAATTCCTAAGAAAACCGAAAAGAAAGCTCAAGGGCCTATCACCCACAGCATGAGCAGTGAACTTGCTCAAAACGGAACCATCAAGTTTGATGAAAATACAGGATGGATCACGAACCAAAACATCAATGTAAAAACTACGCAGATAGAAACCATTTCAGACGGAAAGCAATCTCAATCTATGAAGAGCGTTTCCAATTCTTCTGTAATGGTAAACCCGTCTGCAAAATAA
- a CDS encoding YfhO family protein, which yields MAKNKNLIYIAVSLVIFIVLAFLYSTPVFSGKQLFQHDIVQYRGGAKELLDYRANTGNETYWSDSMFGGMPTYQMGSQFKGDIIKKIDSNLNFLPRPVNYLFLLFAGFFLLGTVVVRNWKYALLGATFFGLSTYFYIIIAAGHNGKVNTIEYFAPLLAGILLVYIRKQYIWGFIVTTLFMGLQIAANHPQMTYYLFLALGFLFVSELIRAIQKKTPMKHFLISSGIIAASCIIGVGMNSQRIMANSEYVKETVRGKQILTNDSHTSGKSGMDKESMLMWSYGQLETLNLFIPRLMGGGSQEPEAKEMMNKVQELVQENVGSQAEMDRISKGFSGMTYWGDQPGTSGPAYQGAIVCFLAVLGFFFASKKYRYWILGASILTILLAWGSNFMPLSDFFIDYVPFYNKFRAPSSILVVVELLFPLIAIIGLYRFFTDEKLTEEYKQKILIYVSGGTLGLLLILLVFGKSLLGFSTAGEKTYFPPFLLDYLVDERYKLFKVDALKAFLYVAIAAVALFLSLKKKLNQNIALVIIGLVSLFDLWTVNKRYLNDENYIDKIFAENPFQTESSDLLVEKTQGNPNLESILSTVNINKALETIADKDKAHYRIYNQTLGVTSETNTSYFKASIGGYHAVKLRRYDDVLNAYISNIDSVRTPKILNLLNAKYMVFGGPDQPQVVPNPKANGNAWFVSDLKFVDTPNEEIKYIGEVDNKKTAVIASSDKAYFSNKPVQADSTAFINLTTYQPNELEFKSQSKTPQLAVFSEIYYPHGWKILIDEKEVPYIKADYLLRAVHVPAGNHHIRMVFEPEVIEKGKWISLLSFGLFIALAAFGIFWMNKNKKKEVLVEQKA from the coding sequence ATGGCAAAAAATAAAAACTTAATTTATATTGCAGTTTCATTAGTAATATTTATAGTTTTAGCATTTTTATATTCCACTCCTGTATTTTCAGGAAAACAGCTTTTCCAGCATGATATTGTTCAATACAGAGGAGGAGCAAAGGAACTTTTAGACTATAGAGCTAACACAGGAAATGAAACGTATTGGAGTGACTCCATGTTTGGGGGAATGCCGACTTACCAGATGGGTAGCCAGTTTAAAGGCGATATCATCAAAAAAATCGACAGCAACCTTAATTTCCTGCCTAGACCGGTGAATTATCTCTTCCTGCTTTTTGCAGGTTTTTTCCTTTTGGGAACGGTAGTGGTCAGAAACTGGAAATACGCCTTACTGGGCGCCACTTTCTTTGGCCTTTCCACTTATTTCTATATTATTATTGCTGCAGGACACAATGGAAAAGTAAATACCATTGAATATTTTGCTCCTCTTTTAGCTGGTATTTTATTGGTTTATATCAGAAAACAATACATTTGGGGATTCATTGTCACTACCCTGTTTATGGGACTTCAGATTGCAGCGAATCACCCGCAGATGACCTACTATCTGTTTCTGGCTCTAGGATTTTTATTCGTTTCTGAACTCATCAGAGCCATCCAGAAAAAGACTCCAATGAAACATTTCCTGATTTCTTCAGGAATTATTGCGGCTTCTTGTATTATTGGTGTTGGAATGAATTCCCAAAGAATTATGGCCAATTCAGAGTATGTGAAGGAAACAGTTCGTGGAAAACAAATCTTAACCAATGATAGCCATACTTCAGGAAAATCCGGAATGGATAAGGAAAGTATGCTGATGTGGAGCTACGGACAGCTGGAAACTTTAAACCTTTTCATTCCAAGATTAATGGGGGGTGGAAGCCAGGAACCGGAAGCGAAGGAAATGATGAATAAGGTACAGGAACTTGTTCAGGAAAATGTAGGCTCACAAGCTGAAATGGACAGAATTTCAAAAGGATTCAGCGGAATGACTTATTGGGGAGACCAGCCCGGAACTTCTGGACCTGCTTATCAGGGAGCTATTGTATGTTTCCTTGCTGTATTAGGTTTCTTCTTTGCATCAAAAAAATACCGTTACTGGATCTTAGGAGCTTCTATTCTGACCATTTTATTGGCTTGGGGGAGCAACTTTATGCCATTATCTGATTTCTTTATCGATTATGTTCCATTTTATAATAAATTCAGAGCTCCTTCTTCTATCCTTGTTGTGGTAGAGTTACTATTCCCTCTAATCGCTATTATAGGATTATACAGATTCTTCACGGATGAAAAGCTGACCGAAGAATACAAACAAAAAATCCTGATCTATGTAAGTGGTGGAACATTAGGTTTGCTATTAATTCTTTTAGTCTTTGGTAAATCATTACTAGGTTTTTCTACAGCAGGTGAGAAGACTTACTTTCCTCCTTTCTTATTGGATTATTTAGTGGATGAAAGGTATAAGTTATTTAAGGTAGATGCTTTAAAAGCATTTCTTTATGTAGCCATTGCAGCAGTAGCCCTATTCTTGAGTTTAAAGAAAAAACTTAATCAGAACATTGCTTTAGTCATTATTGGTTTAGTAAGTTTATTCGATCTATGGACAGTCAACAAGCGTTATTTAAATGACGAAAACTATATAGACAAAATCTTTGCTGAGAATCCTTTCCAGACAGAAAGCTCAGATCTATTGGTAGAAAAAACACAGGGAAATCCAAACCTTGAGTCTATTTTATCTACTGTAAATATTAATAAAGCCTTAGAAACTATCGCAGATAAAGATAAGGCACACTATAGAATTTATAACCAAACCCTAGGGGTCACCAGTGAGACCAATACCTCTTACTTTAAAGCTTCTATTGGAGGGTATCACGCTGTAAAACTGAGAAGATATGATGATGTTTTGAATGCTTATATCAGCAACATCGACAGTGTGAGAACTCCTAAGATCCTTAACTTACTGAATGCAAAATATATGGTTTTCGGAGGTCCTGATCAACCTCAGGTTGTTCCTAACCCTAAAGCCAACGGAAATGCTTGGTTTGTAAGTGATCTTAAGTTTGTAGATACTCCTAATGAAGAAATTAAATATATTGGGGAGGTTGACAATAAGAAAACAGCAGTAATCGCCTCTTCTGACAAAGCTTATTTCAGCAATAAACCAGTTCAGGCAGATTCTACGGCATTTATCAATTTAACAACATACCAACCTAACGAGTTAGAATTTAAATCTCAGTCGAAGACTCCTCAATTGGCCGTTTTCTCTGAAATATATTATCCTCATGGATGGAAAATTCTTATTGATGAAAAAGAAGTTCCTTATATTAAAGCAGATTATTTACTTCGTGCCGTACACGTTCCTGCAGGAAATCACCATATCAGAATGGTATTTGAACCGGAAGTGATTGAAAAAGGAAAATGGATTTCTCTTTTAAGCTTCGGATTATTTATTGCATTGGCTGCCTTTGGAATTTTCTGGATGAATAAGAATAAGAAAAAAGAGGTTTTAGTTGAGCAAAAAGCCTAA
- a CDS encoding MFS transporter: protein MLALVMLINRAGSMVLPFLGVYMTDHLHFSIENSGIVLSFFGIGSVIGSWFGGMITDKIGEYRVQSLSLLLSVPLFCMIPLFKTEIGLAAIILAQSIVSETFRPANSVAITKYAKPENITRAFSLNRMAVNLGFSIGPALGGILSAISYEFLFYSNALAALLAGLMYIWFFKGRAKLAKQEAKKVKEAIVIKKENSPYKDTKFLIFCFLCMLFSICFFQLFSTLTIFYKDTAHLSQQNIGYVLGYSGFLIVLLEMGFVQLSEKYFTLAFTMLIGTFICGFSYAMLAFDYSMITLLVSMTLLCIGEIWTLPFMSTITALRSGENNKGAYMGLNGMSFSIAFIITPYIGTLIADKLGFNILWIGTGILATGIAIAFYFVIPWMIKDKKKVEGDLV, encoded by the coding sequence ATGCTGGCGTTGGTAATGCTCATCAACAGGGCTGGTTCTATGGTACTTCCTTTTTTGGGAGTTTATATGACAGATCATTTACACTTTAGCATTGAAAATTCAGGGATTGTCCTGAGCTTTTTTGGAATCGGTTCGGTCATTGGTTCATGGTTTGGTGGAATGATCACTGATAAGATTGGAGAATATAGGGTACAGAGTTTGAGCTTACTGCTCAGTGTGCCTTTGTTCTGTATGATTCCTTTATTTAAAACAGAAATAGGATTGGCGGCAATTATCCTTGCTCAGAGTATTGTAAGTGAGACCTTCCGTCCTGCAAACTCCGTGGCAATCACAAAATATGCGAAACCTGAAAATATAACCCGGGCTTTTTCACTAAATCGTATGGCGGTTAATTTAGGATTTTCTATAGGTCCCGCATTGGGAGGCATCCTGTCTGCTATTTCCTATGAATTCCTCTTTTACAGTAATGCTTTGGCTGCTTTATTAGCAGGATTGATGTATATCTGGTTCTTTAAAGGCCGTGCAAAATTAGCTAAGCAGGAAGCAAAAAAAGTAAAAGAAGCAATTGTTATCAAAAAAGAAAACTCGCCTTATAAAGATACTAAGTTTTTAATTTTCTGTTTTCTATGTATGTTGTTTTCGATTTGTTTCTTCCAATTATTCAGTACGCTGACAATTTTCTATAAGGATACGGCCCATTTGAGTCAACAGAATATAGGATATGTTTTAGGATACAGTGGCTTTCTGATCGTTCTTCTTGAAATGGGCTTTGTACAGCTTTCAGAGAAATACTTTACATTGGCCTTTACGATGTTAATCGGAACATTTATATGTGGATTTTCATATGCCATGTTAGCTTTTGATTACAGTATGATTACTTTATTAGTTTCCATGACATTGCTTTGTATTGGTGAGATCTGGACCCTTCCATTTATGTCTACTATTACTGCACTTCGTTCAGGAGAGAATAACAAAGGGGCTTATATGGGACTGAATGGGATGTCGTTTTCTATTGCGTTTATTATTACACCTTATATAGGAACATTGATTGCTGATAAGTTAGGTTTTAATATTTTATGGATTGGAACAGGTATATTGGCGACAGGGATTGCGATTGCATTTTACTTTGTTATTCCGTGGATGATTAAAGATAAAAAGAAAGTAGAAGGAGATTTGGTGTAA